A single genomic interval of Oryza sativa Japonica Group chromosome 7, ASM3414082v1 harbors:
- the LOC4343273 gene encoding cytochrome P450 716B1, with protein sequence MAVVAVAVVIALLAAFLTPLAVYLARRASPPPPPRRNLPPGSLGLPLIGQSLSLLRAMRRNTADRWLQDRIDRYGPVSKLSLFGAPTVLVAGPAANKVVFHHEALAPKQPRSLAAIIGRRNILELVGDDHRRVRGAILQFLRPDMVRRYVGKIDSEVRRHLAARWAGRRTVAVFPLMKTLAFDVIATLLFGLDRGAIREQLADAFDGMHEGLWTVPVDLPFTPFRRGLMASARARRLVEATVREKAAKLEHGESSPSDDLISCLLSLRDGGRQLLTEEEIVDNSVLALVAGHDTSAVLLTFMLRHLANDPATLAAMAQEHEEIARGKRDGEALTCEDVAKMKLSWRVAQETLRMVPPVLGSFRRAPVDVEFEGYTIPRGWQIFWSPSVTHMDPAIFHEPTKFEPSRFDGAAAAAAYSFVPFGGGPRICPGMELARVETLVTAHYLVRHFRWKLCLGEEKNTFLRDPMPTPHDGLPVELDHIAPLC encoded by the exons ATggcagtcgtcgccgtcgccgtcgtcatcgcgctcctcgccgccttCCTGACGCCGCTGGCCGTGTACCTGGCGaggagggcgtcgccgccgccgccgccgcggcgcaacCTGCCGCCGGGCTCCCTCGGCCTGCCGCTCATCGGGCAGAGCCTTTCCCTGCTGCGCGCCATGCGGCGCAACACCGCCGACCGGTGGCTGCAGGACAGGATCGACAGGTACGGCCCGGTGTCCAAGCTGTCGCTGTTCGGCGCGCCGACggtgctcgtcgccggcccGGCGGCGAACAAGGTGGTGTTCCACCACGAGGCGCTGGCGCCCAAGCAGCCCCGGAGCCTGGCGGCGATCATCGGGAGGAGGAACATActggagctcgtcggcgacgaccaccggcgcgtCCGCGGCGCCATCCTGCAGTTCCTCAGGCCGGACATGGTGCGGCGGTACGTCGGCAAGATCGACAGCGAGGTGAggcgccacctcgccgccagGTGGGCCGGCCGCCGCACCGTCGCCGTGTTCCCGCTGATGAAGACGCTGGCGTTCGACGTCATCGCCACCCTGCTGTTCGGCCTCGACCGCGGCGCCATCCGGGAGCAGCTCGCCGACGCGTTCGACGGCATGCACGAGGGCTTGTGGACGGTGCCGGTGGACCTGCCGTTCACCCCGTTCCGCAGAGGCCTCATGGCGAGCGCGAGGGCTCGCCGGCTGGTCGAGGCGACCGTGAGAGAGAAGGCGGCGAAGCTGGAGCACGGCGAGTCTTCCCCATCCGACGATCTCATCAGCTGCCTCCTCAGCCTCCGAGACGGCGGCCGGCAGCTGCTCACCGAGGAGGAGATCGTCGACAACTCCGTGCTCGCCCTCGTTGCCGGCCACGACACCtccgccgtcctcctcacctTCATGCTCCGCCACCTCGCCAACGACCCGGCCAccctcgccgccatggcccAAG AGCATGAGGAGATCGCCAGGGGCAAGCGAGACGGCGAGGCGCTGACATGCGAGGACGTTGCCAAGATGAAGCTGTCGTGGCGCGTCGCGCAGGAGACGCTGCGCATGGTGCCTCCGGTGTTGGGCAGCTTCAGGAGAGCGCCCGTCGACGTCGAGTTCGAGGGCTACACGATCCCGAGAGGGTGGCAGATCTTCTGGTCGCCGAGCGTGACGCACATGGATCCGGCCATCTTCCACGAGCCGACCAAGTTCGAGCCGTCGCGgttcgacggcgcggcggcggcggcggcgtactcgTTCGTGCCGTTCGGCGGCGGGCCGCGGATCTGCCCCGGGATGGAGCTCGCGAGGGTGGAGACGCTGGTGACGGCGCACTACCTGGTGAGGCATTTCAGGTGGAAGCTCTGcctcggggaggagaagaaCACGTTTCTCAGGGACCCGATGCCGACGCCGCACGACGGCCTCCCCGTCGAGCTCGACCACATCGCTCCTCTCTGCTAA
- the LOC4343274 gene encoding monooxygenase 2 isoform X2: MALATTSSHALSCYLHPRRRRRGNVAVSPRSEGGGARRKEEVEIVIVGAGVAGLATAASLRRLGVGATVLEQGASLRAGGTSLTLFKNGWRVLDAIGVADELRAKHLRIQGMKMRSASSPASAAGGVLREFSFEEEAPGQEVRAVERRALLEALASKLPPGAISFSSKVRRVAVAGQQQGPGGATELELEDGRRIVAKVVVGCDGVNSPIARWMGFSEPRYVGHMAFRGLARYDGDGGQPFEAKVNYIYGRGMRAGFVPVSPTRVYWFICFNRPSPGPKITDPAALKREALELVRGWPEDLLAVMRDTPDDAVVRTPLVDRWLWPVLAPPASRGGVVLAGDAWHPMTPNLGQGACCALEDAVVLARRLATAAASEGGEASSYGEAMRAYERERWGRVFPLTARAGLVGALVQWGNPAVCAARDGVVIPRLVRLGPFLEHTNFDCGLLEPSAAAAAPSP; this comes from the exons ATGGCgctcgccaccacctcctctcaCGCGCTCAGCTGCTACCTGCATccccgacggcgccgccgcggcaatGTCGCCGTGTCGCCGCGGTCTGAGGGCGGCGGTGcccggaggaaggaggaggtggagatcgTCATCGTGGGCGCCGGCGTGGCGGGCCTCGCCACGGCAGCCTCGCTGCGCCGGCTCGGCGTGGGCGCCACCGTGCTTGAGCAGGGCGCGTCGCTGCGCGCCGGGGGCACGTCGCTGACGCTTTTCAAGAACGGGTGGCGCGTGCTCGACGCCAtcggcgtcgccgacgagctccgcgcCAAGCACCTCCGCATCCAAGG GATGAAGATGCGGTCGGCGTCGtctccggcgtcggcggcgggcggcgtccTCCGCGAGTTCTCCTTCGAGGAGGAGGCCCCGGGTCAGGAGGTCCGCGCGGTGGAGCGGCGCGCGCTCCTCGAGGCGCTGGCGTCCAAGCTGCCGCCGGGCGCCATCTCCTTCTCGTCGAAGGTgcggcgcgtcgccgtcgccgggcaGCAGCAGGGGCCCGGCGGCGCCACCGAGCTGGAGCTCGAGGACGGGAGGCGGATCGTCGCCAAGGTGGTGGTCGGCTGCGACGGCGTGAACTCGCCGATCGCGCGGTGGATGGGCTTCTCCGAGCCGAGGTACGTCGGCCACATGGCGTTCCGCGGGCTCGCGCgctacgacggcgacggcgggcagCCGTTCGAGGCGAAGGTGAACTACATCTACGGCCGCGGCATGCGCGCCGGTTTCGTCCCCGTCTCACCCACCCGTGTCTACTGGTTCATCTGCTTCAATCGACCAAGCCCAG GGCCAAAGATCACGGACCCGGCGGCGCTCAAGAGGGAGGCGCTGGAGCTCGTCCGCGGGTGGCCGGAGGACCTCCTCGCCGTGATGCGCGACACCCCGGACGACGCCGTGGTGAGGACGCCGCTGGTGGACCGGTGGCTGTGGCCGGTCCTTGCCCCACCGGCGTCGAGGGGCGGCGTGGTGCTGGCCGGAGACGCGTGGCACCCCATGACGCCCAACCTCGGCCAGGGCGCCTGTTGCGCGCTCGAGGACGCCGTCGTCCTggcgcgccgcctcgccaccgccgccgcgagcgagggcggcgaggcgagctCGTACGGCGAGGCTATGCGGGCGTACGAGCGAGAGCGGTGGGGGCGGGTGTTCCCGCTGACGGCGAGGGCGGGGCTCGTCGGCGCGCTGGTGCAGTGGGGGAACCCGGCGGTGTGCGCGGCGCGCGACGGCGTGGTGATCCCGAGGCTGGTCAGGCTCGGCCCCTTCCTCGAGCACACCAACTTCGACTGTGGCCTGCTcgagccgtcggcggcggcggcggcaccgtcgCCATGA
- the LOC4343274 gene encoding monooxygenase 2 isoform X1, with protein MKMRSASSPASAAGGVLREFSFEEEAPGQEVRAVERRALLEALASKLPPGAISFSSKVRRVAVAGQQQGPGGATELELEDGRRIVAKVVVGCDGVNSPIARWMGFSEPRYVGHMAFRGLARYDGDGGQPFEAKVNYIYGRGMRAGFVPVSPTRVYWFICFNRPSPGPKITDPAALKREALELVRGWPEDLLAVMRDTPDDAVVRTPLVDRWLWPVLAPPASRGGVVLAGDAWHPMTPNLGQGACCALEDAVVLARRLATAAASEGGEASSYGEAMRAYERERWGRVFPLTARAGLVGALVQWGNPAVCAARDGVVIPRLVRLGPFLEHTNFDCGLLEPSAAAAAPSP; from the exons ATGAAGATGCGGTCGGCGTCGtctccggcgtcggcggcgggcggcgtccTCCGCGAGTTCTCCTTCGAGGAGGAGGCCCCGGGTCAGGAGGTCCGCGCGGTGGAGCGGCGCGCGCTCCTCGAGGCGCTGGCGTCCAAGCTGCCGCCGGGCGCCATCTCCTTCTCGTCGAAGGTgcggcgcgtcgccgtcgccgggcaGCAGCAGGGGCCCGGCGGCGCCACCGAGCTGGAGCTCGAGGACGGGAGGCGGATCGTCGCCAAGGTGGTGGTCGGCTGCGACGGCGTGAACTCGCCGATCGCGCGGTGGATGGGCTTCTCCGAGCCGAGGTACGTCGGCCACATGGCGTTCCGCGGGCTCGCGCgctacgacggcgacggcgggcagCCGTTCGAGGCGAAGGTGAACTACATCTACGGCCGCGGCATGCGCGCCGGTTTCGTCCCCGTCTCACCCACCCGTGTCTACTGGTTCATCTGCTTCAATCGACCAAGCCCAG GGCCAAAGATCACGGACCCGGCGGCGCTCAAGAGGGAGGCGCTGGAGCTCGTCCGCGGGTGGCCGGAGGACCTCCTCGCCGTGATGCGCGACACCCCGGACGACGCCGTGGTGAGGACGCCGCTGGTGGACCGGTGGCTGTGGCCGGTCCTTGCCCCACCGGCGTCGAGGGGCGGCGTGGTGCTGGCCGGAGACGCGTGGCACCCCATGACGCCCAACCTCGGCCAGGGCGCCTGTTGCGCGCTCGAGGACGCCGTCGTCCTggcgcgccgcctcgccaccgccgccgcgagcgagggcggcgaggcgagctCGTACGGCGAGGCTATGCGGGCGTACGAGCGAGAGCGGTGGGGGCGGGTGTTCCCGCTGACGGCGAGGGCGGGGCTCGTCGGCGCGCTGGTGCAGTGGGGGAACCCGGCGGTGTGCGCGGCGCGCGACGGCGTGGTGATCCCGAGGCTGGTCAGGCTCGGCCCCTTCCTCGAGCACACCAACTTCGACTGTGGCCTGCTcgagccgtcggcggcggcggcggcaccgtcgCCATGA